The DNA window ACGAATCGCCGCTGCAGCACCTGAGCCGCATCGCACCACGGGTGCTGGAGCAGCAGCTGCGCGACTATCTGGGCGGTTTCGGCTTCCAGGGCGACAAGGTCAGCGAAGTGACCGAACGTTTCTCCGGCGGCGAGAAGGCGCGGCTGGTGCTGGCGCTGATCGTCTGGCAGCGCCCTAACCTGCTGCTGCTCGATGAACCGACCAACCACCTGGATCTCGACATGCGTCAGGCGCTGACCGAGGCGCTGATCGATTTCGAAGGCGCGTTGGTGGTGGTCTCGCACGACCGTCACCTGCTGCGCTCCACCACCGACGATCTGTACCTGGTGCACGACGGCCAGGTCGAGCCTTTCGAGGGCGATCTCGACGACTACCAGCAGTGGCTTGTCGACCTGCAGCGCCAGGAAAGCCAGCAGGACGCACCGGAAAAAGAGAGCGGCGGCAACAGCGCGCAGGCGCGCAAGGATCAAAAACGCCGCGAGGCGGAGTTCCGTACGCAGACCCAGCCGCTGCGCAAGCAGATCGCCAAGCTGGAACAGCAGATGGAAAAACTGGGCGCCGAACTGGCGGCGGTGGAGGCACAGCTGGCGGATTCCGCACTGTACGACATCAGCCGCAAGGCCGAGTTGACCGACTGCCTGCAAAAGCAAAGCCAGGCCAAATCCGCGCTGGAAGAGACGGAAATGACCTGGCTGGATGCGCAGGAACAGCTGGAACAGTTAACGCAGGCGTTCGAAGCCTAAGCCTCAGGCCTTGTAAAAAGGTTTATCCCCCAGAATGGTCGCGCGGTGCATGATGCGCCGCTGCGGCAGATAATCCGCGTTGGCGTAGTGCTGCGTCACGCGGTTATCCCAGATCGCCACGTCATTTTCCTGCCAGCGCCAGCGCACCTGAAACTCCGGTTTGGTGATGTGAGCAAACAGGAAATTCAGTAAAGCGTCGCTCTCTTTCGGCGCCAAATCGACGATCCGCGTAGTAAACCCTTCATTGACGAACAACGCCTGCCGGCCGCTGACCGGGTGAGTACGCACCACCGGATGCAACAGCGGCGGATTTTTCTGCACCGCCAGTTGCCAGCGCTGATGCTCCTCTTCACTGCCGCGATGCTTGTGTTCCGGGAACGACTTGGTGAAGTCATGCTCCGCGCGCAGCCCCGCCAACAGCGTTCTGAACGGCGCCGACAGCGCCTCGTAGGCCGCGATGCCGCTGGCCCACAGCGTGTCGCCGCCGGTGGAAGGCAGCGTCTTGGCCGCCAGGATCGCCCCCAGCGGCGGGTTCTCGATAAAGGTCACGTCGGTGTGCCAGTTATCGTTGTCCGGCGGGTTGTCGTCGTGGGTATCGAGCACGATGATCTCTTCCACGTCGGTGGCGTGCGGATAGACCGGATGGATATGCAGATCGCCGAAGCGGCCGGCCAGATCGCGCTGCTGCAGCGGCGTGATCGGCTGATTGCGGAAGAACAGCACCTGATGCTTCAGCAAGGCATGATAAAGCTGTTCAAACTGCCCGTCGCCCAGCGGTCGGGCCAACTCGACGTTTTCCACCAGCGCCCCGATGTAAGGCCCCAGCGGGGTGATATTCAGACGTTCGTTCATTGCTGTACTCCATGCCACGGGGTCAATCGGCGCTGCAGGGCACGCAGCCCCAGCTCCAGCCCAAATGCAATCACCGCAATCACGCCGATGCCGGCCAACACCACGTCGGTCGCCAGAAACTCACCGGCGGATTGCACCATAAATCCCAGGCCGCGCGTGGCGGCGATCAGTTCAGCGGCCACCAGCGTCGACCAGCCGACGCCCAGCCCGATGCGGATGCCGGTCAGGATCTCCGGCAGCGCGCTCGGCAGCACCACGAAACGCAGCACCTGCCAACGCGTGGCGCCCAACGCGCGGGCGGCACGCACCCGCACCTGGGCCACGCTGCGCACGCCGGCCACGGCAGACAGCGTCACCGGCGCGAAGATCGCCAGATAAATCAGCAAGATCTTTGAGGTTTCACCGATGCCAAACCAAATCACCATCAGCGGCAGATAGGCCAGCGGCGGCACCGGGCGATAGATCTCAATCAGCGGATCGAGGATGCCGCGCACCGTGTCGTTCAGCCCCATGGCGATGCCCACCGGGATGCCGACGATCACCGCCGCCAACAGCGCTACCAGAATGCGTCCCAGGCTGGCCGCCAGATGTTGCCACAGCGTGGCGTCCATAAAACCCTGCGGGCTGGCGATGGCGATCAGCTGGTGCAGCACCTGCTGCGGCGCCGGCAGAAACAGCGGGCTGATCAGCTGCAGCGCCGTCACGCCCCACCAGACGATCAACACCGTCAACAGC is part of the Serratia marcescens genome and encodes:
- the tauD gene encoding taurine dioxygenase, which encodes MNERLNITPLGPYIGALVENVELARPLGDGQFEQLYHALLKHQVLFFRNQPITPLQQRDLAGRFGDLHIHPVYPHATDVEEIIVLDTHDDNPPDNDNWHTDVTFIENPPLGAILAAKTLPSTGGDTLWASGIAAYEALSAPFRTLLAGLRAEHDFTKSFPEHKHRGSEEEHQRWQLAVQKNPPLLHPVVRTHPVSGRQALFVNEGFTTRIVDLAPKESDALLNFLFAHITKPEFQVRWRWQENDVAIWDNRVTQHYANADYLPQRRIMHRATILGDKPFYKA
- the tauC gene encoding taurine ABC transporter permease TauC, whose amino-acid sequence is MSLHSTLKAAAQPQGKAARRFSVPRNVWLSSATLLTVLIVWWGVTALQLISPLFLPAPQQVLHQLIAIASPQGFMDATLWQHLAASLGRILVALLAAVIVGIPVGIAMGLNDTVRGILDPLIEIYRPVPPLAYLPLMVIWFGIGETSKILLIYLAIFAPVTLSAVAGVRSVAQVRVRAARALGATRWQVLRFVVLPSALPEILTGIRIGLGVGWSTLVAAELIAATRGLGFMVQSAGEFLATDVVLAGIGVIAVIAFGLELGLRALQRRLTPWHGVQQ